In one Choloepus didactylus isolate mChoDid1 chromosome 1, mChoDid1.pri, whole genome shotgun sequence genomic region, the following are encoded:
- the LOC119527964 gene encoding glycine cleavage system H protein, mitochondrial, producing the protein MALRAARSVRIVVCSLRAASAPATSCPRRPWGLGTGAVRTLRTGPALLSVRKFTDKHEWITTENGIGTVGISNFAQEALGDVVYCSLPEVGTKLNKQEEFGALESVKAASELYSPLSGEVTEINEALAENPGLVNKSCYEDGWLIKMTLSNPSELDELMSEEAYEKYIKSIEE; encoded by the coding sequence ATGGCGCTGCGCGCGGCACGGAGTGTGCGGATCGTCGTCTGCAGCCTGCGCGCGGCCTCGGCGCCCGCCACGTCCTGCCCGCGGCggccctgggggctggggactggcgcTGTTCGGACGCTGCGCACCGGCCCCGCTCTGCTCTCGGTGCGGAAATTCACAGACAAACATGAATGGATAACAACAGAAAATGGTATTGGAACAGTGGGAATCAGCAATTTTGCACAGGAAGCTTTGGGAGATGTTGTTTACTGTAGTCTTCCCGAGGTTGGGACAAAATTGAACAAACAAGAGGAGTTTGGTGCTTTGGAAAGTGTGAAAGCTGCTAGTGAACTGTATTCTCCTCTGTCAGgagaagtaacagaaattaatgaagctCTTGCAGAGAATCCAGGACTTGTCAACAAATCTTGTTATGAAGATGGTTGGCTGATCAAGATGACACTGAGTAATCCTTCAGAACTTGATGAACTAATGAGTGAAGAAGCAtatgagaaatatataaaatctatTGAAGAGTGA